The following are from one region of the Dreissena polymorpha isolate Duluth1 chromosome 2, UMN_Dpol_1.0, whole genome shotgun sequence genome:
- the LOC127869558 gene encoding uncharacterized protein LOC127869558: MQDLQTLCLTHDDEYRSEYGNENTDIRLDGTKHDDAIDEMASTLSEANFKTKLASILASAIAHDVNDLKNLCKHHGNEFMGSPENHSLRTVSFVDETSQANNTLQHTASSTSFFEMQLSTIIASAIANNSESIQELRHLFEQSYA, translated from the exons ATGCAGGATTTACAGACTCTGT GCTTAACACATGATGATGAATACCGATCGGAATACGGAAATGAAAACACAGATATACGACTTGATGGTACCAAGCACGATGATGCGATTGATGAGATGGCCTCAACGTTAAGCGAAGCAAACTTTAAAACTAAGCTTGCGTCAATATTAGCTTCAGCCATTGCGCATGATGTTAACGATCTGAAGAATCTTTGCAAGCATCATGGAAATG AGTTCATGGGATCGCCAGAAAACCATTCTTTAAGAACAGTATCATTTGTTGATGAGACAAGTCAGGCAAACAACAC ATTACAACATACGGCATCGTCGACCAGCTTCTTTGAAATGCAACTGTCAACAATAATAGCTTCAGCAATTGCCAATAATAGTGAAAGTATCCAGGAGTTGCGACATCTATTTGAACAATCATATGCATGA